A stretch of Desulfobacter hydrogenophilus DNA encodes these proteins:
- a CDS encoding DUF7680 family protein — translation MAAKKKKTDPESHYAQRIKPELNQAKWIIRITEHKDKPMPVLILKERIQPDQRTDTRDMVAPRAVLKERGLLYGPSLTRCLPVLKTIITRVTDQADIPLELQQYLNRKRITFRGNLPLDDEAGYKMGLVFKLQERIKEMDRVELIARRVDRFTKEEAAYWYSRISNFTDTANRWAMAGMKIMLAGHPNDKHIEKMLDKLRLNY, via the coding sequence ATGGCAGCAAAAAAGAAAAAAACAGATCCTGAAAGCCACTACGCCCAGCGGATAAAACCGGAACTCAATCAGGCGAAATGGATTATCCGGATCACTGAACATAAAGATAAACCCATGCCTGTACTGATCCTGAAAGAAAGAATCCAGCCGGATCAGCGTACAGACACCCGGGACATGGTTGCCCCCAGGGCGGTGTTAAAGGAGCGGGGCCTGTTATACGGCCCGTCCCTGACAAGATGCCTACCTGTATTGAAAACCATTATCACCCGGGTGACGGACCAGGCAGATATTCCCCTGGAACTCCAGCAGTACCTGAACCGGAAACGGATCACCTTCCGGGGCAACCTGCCCTTAGACGATGAGGCCGGATACAAGATGGGCCTGGTTTTCAAACTTCAGGAACGGATCAAAGAAATGGACCGTGTGGAACTGATCGCCCGGCGGGTGGACCGATTTACAAAGGAAGAAGCCGCCTACTGGTATTCACGGATTTCCAATTTTACCGACACGGCCAACCGCTGGGCCATGGCCGGGATGAAAATCATGCTGGCCGGCCATCCCAATGACAAGCATATCGAAAAGATGCTGGATAAACTGAGACTCAACTATTAA